A genomic segment from Nicotiana sylvestris chromosome 1, ASM39365v2, whole genome shotgun sequence encodes:
- the LOC138874135 gene encoding uncharacterized protein, translated as MVVPKMNFDSEEDTDGLAYASFIRQNEALESALKKSKRSKRKIRLVKDGKIVHEKVIPVVNVDEEEEEEEPTCLTHKSSKQNHSHSQSIRHTSTNAESPSKSVDAASSEKLVKKSGDKTVKESGDKSNEEVEKFGEHMHKKSVEKGKSICKSVKRKMDNDEEPGSIKKAKVSEFLSFEKRLRNQKLVKICDSKKWPNLFTNEIPKVYEEEAKVGTKKQSFSKTTLEEYECIDKVGGVGKTSTISQLINAQNSATEEMWKLKARNTILESQLSQLKEALGSSSYHSSEVARLTKKNVELRK; from the exons ATGGTGGTGCCTAAGATGAATTTTGATAGTGAAGAAGACACAGATGGTTTGGCATATGCTAGTTTTATCAGG CAAAATGAGGCTCTGGAGTCTGCTCTCAAGAAGAGTAAAAGGAGCAAAAGAAAGATAAGGCTGGTAAAGGATGGAAAAATTGTGCATGAAAAAGTCATCCCTGTGGTAAATGTggatgaggaagaagaagaagaggaacctACTTGCTTAACCCACAAGTCCTCGAAGCAGAATCACTCTCACTCTCAATCTATAAGGCACACTTCTACAAATGCTGAAAGTCCTTCCAAGAGTGTTGATGCTGCTTCCAGTGAAAAGTTGGTGAAAAAGTCTGGTGACAAGACAGTGAAAGAGAGTGGTGACAAGTCTAATGAAGAAGTGGAAAAATTTGGTGAACATATGCATAAAAAGTCAGTGGAGAAGGGAAAGTCTATTTGCAAGTCAGTAAAAAGAAAAATGGATAatgatgaggaacctggttccatcAAGAAAGCAAAAGTTAGTGagtttctgagttttgagaaaaGACTGAGAAATCAGAAA TTAGTGAAAATTTGTGATTCTAAAAAATGGCCTAATTTGTTTACAAATGAGATTCCCAAAGTGTATGAGGAGGAG GCCAAAGTGGGCACTAAAAAgcaatctttttcaaaaactacTCTTGAAGAGTATGAGTGTATTGACAAGGTCGGAGGAGTTGGAAAGACTTCCACTATCTCTCAATTGATAAATGCTCAGAATAGTGCCACAGAGGAGATGTGGAAGTTGAAGGCTAGGAATACAATTCTTGAGAGTCAGCTAAGTCAGTTAAAAGAGGCACTTGGTTCTAGTAGTTATCACAGCTCAGAAGTTGCACGCCTAACAAAGAAGAATGTTGAGCTCAGGAAATAG